The following proteins come from a genomic window of Alnus glutinosa chromosome 10, dhAlnGlut1.1, whole genome shotgun sequence:
- the LOC133880279 gene encoding uncharacterized protein LOC133880279 yields the protein MGNLLNKNNFSKVDPDNALQPEPDHAPDKYHHRNPSDEQMILPSLIRRDLLRKNAGNMCDNCYRIHRKAAGKAVDPRLLTVLEFFRQLYVRRQEVFATSFPDLRGEFDELFKKHGAKLSQAKSGRVKVKTIQRSLSIGSSREISGDDLKLERFKVKTVVVGGDVKQGGKGGQDDKK from the coding sequence ATGGGAAACCTTCTAAACAAGAACAACTTCTCCAAAGTTGACCCCGACAACGCGCTGCAGCCGGAACCTGATCATGCACCGGATAAATACCACCACCGGAATCCATCAGATGAGCAAATGATTCTTCCATCACTAATAAGAAGAGATCTGCTTCGAAAAAATGCTGGCAACATGTGTGATAACTGTTACAGGATTCATCGGAAGGCAGCGGGGAAAGCAGTTGATCCGAGGTTACTGACCGTACTAGAATTTTTCCGACAACTCTACGTTCGCCGACAAGAGGTGTTTGCGACAAGTTTTCCGGATCTTCGCGGCGAGTTTGATGAGCTATTTAAGAAGCACGGTGCAAAGTTATCCCAAGCTAAATCCGGTCGAGTGAAAGTGAAAACTATACAGAGGAGTTTGAGCATTGGATCGTCGCGCGAGATATCCGGGGATGATTTGAAGCTCGAAAGGTTTAAGGTAAAGACTGTAGTTGTCGGTGGTGATGTTAAACAAGGTGGCAAAGGAGGTCAGGATGATAAAAAGTAA